From a single Centropristis striata isolate RG_2023a ecotype Rhode Island chromosome 14, C.striata_1.0, whole genome shotgun sequence genomic region:
- the xkr8.3 gene encoding XK-related protein 8.3 yields MDGATFSKYSWIDFVFSVIGVCTFLVDWGSDVWVATEFYCRGELIWFGVLVGLMVLSSVVVQMFSWFWFKYDRELPGFTAHTNGGTVLFGDQVKLFCLLHVLQLGFLCRHISAIRQGFRVWWRKEEGSEYAVYLTHDLSMLRLIETFCESAPQLTLMIYVMLHTNKARTVQFVSIAASTTSIAWMVVDYHRSLRSFLPDKAKQGWCSSLIYFLWNLLLITPRVAALALFASVLSGYIAVHFVMLWSVFVFWAWRQGTDFMDSAGGEWLYRATVGLIWYFSWFNVAEGQTRGRSVIYHSFITTDGGILLVTWWCYRDPVQTESYALPLLIAVPFIYLLGLLFKALYYCCFHPKLWRPPVRDPGLPDDLPDAEVSFRDFSIQDGALSSQLLNKRMACHAVNFYSEKRVVKDIDSTNKEESSHL; encoded by the exons ATGGACGGCGCGACTTTTTCAAAATACTCCTGGATCGATTTCGTTTTCTCGGTGATCGGGGTGTGCACCTTCCTGGTGGACTGGGGCTCGGACGTGTGGGTGGCCACCGAGTTTTACTGCCGCGGGGAGCTCATCTGGTTCGGGGTGCTGGTCGGCCTCATGGTCCTGTCGTCGGTCGTGGTCCAGATGTTCAGCTGGTTCTGGTTCAAGTATGACCGAGAGCTGCCGGGGTTCACCGCGCACACCAACGGAGGAACCGTGCTCTTCGGGGACCAAGTGAAGCTCTTCTGCTTGCTACATGTGCTGCAACTGGGCTTCCTTTGCAG GCATATCTCTGCCATACGCCAAGGCTTCAGGGTTTGGTGGCGGAAAGAAGAAGGGTCAGAGTACGCTGTTTACCTGACGCATGACCTGAGCATGCTCCGGCTTATCGAGACGTTTTGCGAGAGTGCTCCTCAGCTCACCCTGATGATCTACGTCATGCTGCACACAAACAAAGCCAGGACGGTTCAGT ttgtgAGCATTGCTGCATCAACCACTTCCATAGCCTGGATGGTGGTAGATTACCACCGCTCTCTGCGCTCCTTCCTCCCAGACAAGGCCAAGCAGGGCTGGTGTTCCTCTCTAATCTACTTCCTGTGGAACCTGCTGCTAATCACCCCGCGTGTGGCGGCCCTCGCTCTCTTCGCCTCAGTCCTGTCTGGGTACATCGCTGTCCACTTTGTGATGCTGTggtctgtctttgtgttttgggCCTGGCGACAGGGGACAGACTTCATGGACAGTGCTGGTGGGGAGTGGCTCTACCGGGCCACCGTAGGGCTCATTTGGTACTTCAGCTGGTTTAATGTAGCGGAGGGTCAAACCAGAGGCAGGAGCGTCATTTACCATTCTTTCATCACCACTGATGGAGGGATCCTGCTGGTGACTTGGTGGTGTTACAGGGATCCTGTGCAGACTGAGTCCTACGCCCTCCCTCTGCTCATCGCTGTACCGTTCATCTACCTCCTGGGACTGCTCTTCAAAGCACTCTACTACTGCTGCTTCCACCCCAAGCTCTGGAGGCCTCCGGTGAGGGACCCAGGACTGCCTGATGATCTGCCAGATGCAGAAGTGTCCTTTAGAGACTTTTCCATCCAGGACGGGGCCCTGTCCTCCCAGCTCCTCAACAAAAGGATGGCCTGCCATGCTGTTAATTTTTACTCCGAGAAAAGAGTCGTTAAAGACATTGATAGCACAAATAAAGAAGAGTCATCACATCTGTGA
- the eya3 gene encoding eyes absent homolog 3 isoform X1, producing MSGRSAAEMVDSQELPELPAKKAKLEIDGGLEKELSNLGDDGSPAAVLGSSEQESSYSALSTGQLNPGDQEQSAADRGAAPDSINSYAHSATDSTATSEYTQQVYQGSNPAVTSYTSQVAFPPLAQSTVYSAFLQSGQTYGLPPFGAMWPGIKTETGLPEAPSGGQPGFLSFSTAYTSTQPGQLHYSYPSQGSSFTTSSVYSSIPSATAATTTATTATHQEFSSYNSLGQNQFSQYYALPPSYVPAGLPSSEDHGAGVGVAGYSAVKSEEAASAGLPPRDASPPENLPAGAALPTSVSLSTGARDQDEVGRRNSVGKAKGKGKRSDSSPPADTDLERIFLWDLDETIIIFHSLLTGSYAQKFGKDPATVLNLGLQMEELIFELADTHLFFNDLEECDQVHVEDVASDDNGQDLSNYNYLADGFNGSGGGGASGTTTGVQGGVEWMRKLAFRYRRLKEIYNNYKGNVGGLLSPMKRDLLLRLQSEIENVTDAWLSTALKSLLLIQSRGKCMNVLVTTTQLVPALAKVLLYGLGDVFPIENIYSATKIGKESCFERIVSRFGKKVTYVVIGDGRDEEFAAKQHNMPFWRISTHGDLVSLHQALELDFL from the exons ATGTCCGGGCGCTCTGCTGCAGAGATGGTCGACTCGCAAGAGCTGCCTGAGCTGCCG gcaAAGAAGGCTAAGCTTGAGATAGATGGTGGACTGGAGAAAGAGCTGAG TAACTTAGGTGACGATGGGAGTCCAGCTGCTGTGTTGGGTTCATCAGAGCAGGAGAGCTCGTACTCTGCCTTGTCAACGGGCCAGCTTAACCCAG GTGATCAGGAGCAGTCGGCCGCAGACAGAGGAGCAGCACCTGACTCCATAAACTCGTATGCACATTCTG ccaCAGATTCAACAGCAACGTCTGAATACACCCAACAAGTTTATCAAGGAAGCAA CCCAGCAGTGACGTCGTACACCAGCCAGGTGGCCTTTCCTCCTCTGGCCCAGTCCACTGTGTACTCCGCCTTCCTCCAGTCAGGCCAGACCTACGGCCTCCCGCCCTTTG GTGCTATGTGGCCAGGCATTAAAACAGAGACAGGGCTGCCTGAGGCACCCTCTGGTGGCCAGCCTGGGTTTCTCAGCTTCAGCACCGCATATACCTCAACCCAGCCAGGCCAGCTGCACTACTCATACCCCAGCCAAG GCTCAAGCTTTACAACATCCAGTGTGTACTCCAGTATCCCTTCGGCTACAGCCGCCACCACAACCGCCACCACAGCAACGCACCAG GAGTTTAGCAGCTACAACTCTCTGGGACAGAATCAGTTCTCTCAGTACTACGCGCTGCCTCCCAGCTACGTGCCTGCCGGGCTGCCCAGCAGCGAGGACCACGGCGCCGGCGTGGGAGTGGCCGGATATTCGGCTGTGAAGTCGGAGGAGGCTGCCTCAGCTGGACTGCCTCCCAGAG ATGCGTCCCCACCTGAGAATCTTCCGGCAGGTGCAGCCCTTCCCACCAGTGTGTCTCTCTCCACCGGAGCCAGAGATCAGGACGAAGTCGGACGTAGGAACTCTGTTGGCAAAGCCAAAGGGAAGGGCAAGAGGTCTGATAGCTCCCCACCTGCTGACACTGACCTGGAG CGTATTTTCCTGTGGGATCTGGATGAGACCATTATTATATTCCACTCACTGCTCACTGGCTCCTACGCACAGAAGTTTGGCAAG GACCCAGCGACGGTGCTGAACTTGGGCTTGCAGATGGAGGAGCTGATCTTTGAGCTGGCAGACACTCACCTATTCTTCAATGATCTGGAG GAATGTGATCAGGTCCATGTTGAGGATGTTGCCTCTGACGACAACGGACAGGACCTGAG TAACTACAACTACTTGGCGGACGGCTTTAACGGTTCCGGTGGTGGAGGGGCTTCAGGAACCACCACGGGAGTCCAGGGAGGCGTGGAGTGGATGCGGAAACTGGCCTTTCGCTACCGCCGGCTAAAAGAGATCTacaacaactacaaagggaATGTTGGAG GCCTGTTGAGTCCGATGAAGAGGGATCTGCTTCTCCGGCTTCAGTCTGAGATCGAGAACGTTACAGACGCTTGGCTCAGCACGGCGCTCAAGTCTCTGCTGCTCATCCAGTCCAG GGGGAAATGTATGAATGTGTTGGTCACAACCACTCAGCTGGTTCCCGCTCTGGCGAAGGTGCTGCTCTACGGCCTGGGAGACGTCTTCCCCATCGAGAACATCTACAGCGCCACTAAAATAG GAAAAGAGAGTTGCTTTGAGAGGATTGTCTCTCGCTTCGGTAAGAAAGTGACTTATGTGGTGATCGGTGACGGCCGAGATGAGGAGTTTGCAGCAAAACAG CACAACATGCCTTTCTGGCGGATCTCAACTCACGGCGACCTCGTGTCCCTGCACCAAGCGCTGGAACTGGACTTCTTGTAA
- the LOC131984630 gene encoding XK-related protein 8-like, whose translation MGVFKYSPVDFLLICAGLVFLLLDIVLDIFAVVSFYQEKAYVSFGILLLLLVGSSCLVQAFSWLWYSYEDFKRETKVEKFLSQSQLGLLHVLQLGIYFRHAGVVEVSLCSSYSKLPDPQGMAVYLSHDLSLLRLIETFSESAPQLVLMLTIIMQRGELSPVTVLKAFGSASAIAVSVTMYHRSLRSFLPDKAKQQMISSLVYFLWNLLLISSRLTALALFASIFPCFIFSHFLCSWLVLFFFVWRSKTDFMESPCGEWLYRATVGLIWYFDWFNVVEGKTRYRTAFYHGYILVDISLLCSLWCWKMITEPPYFEISFLHAVITAVSVVSCYLLGLFFKMIYYKTCHPNLTKEELEGGTAEKTHVGQGPSRIKTFAGDVPDFPMSLLEDSIPQMMTITMRSDEEEGVSDRVGPSQPAPDIKRYNKRMRKLAENFYS comes from the exons ATGGGTGTGTTCAAGTACTCTCCTGTGGACTTCCTCTTGATTTGTGCTGGTCTTGTGTTCTTACTGCTCGACATTGTGCTGGATATTTTTGCCGTTGTGTCTTTCTACCAGGAAAAAGCTTATGTGAGCTTCGGtatcctgctgctgcttctcgTAGGGTCGTCCTGTCTTGTGCAGGCCTTCAGCTGGCTGTGGTACAGCTACGAGGACTTTAAGAGGGAGACAAAGGTTGAGAAATTCCTGAGCCAGAGCCAACTCGGGCTACTTCATGTGCTCCAGCTGGGAATCTACTTCAG GCACGCAGGTGTCGTGGAGGTCTCTTTATGCAGCTCCTACTCAAAGCTCCCTGACCCCCAGGGTATGGCAGTGTACCTGAGCCACGACCTGAGCCTGCTGCGGCTCATAGAGACGTTTTCGGAGAGCGCCCCTCAGCTCGTCCTCATGCTCACCATCATTATGCAGCGCGGCGAGCTCAGCCCTGTGACAG tgttGAAGGCTTTTGGGTCAGCCTCAGCCATCGCCGTCAGTGTGACCATGTACCACCGCTCGTTGCGCTCCTTCCTGCCCGACAAGGCAAAACAGCAGATGATCTCATCGCTGGTCTACTTTCTCTGGAACCTGCTCCTCATCTCGTCTCGCCTCACCGCGCTAGCTCTTTTCGCCTCCATCTTCCCCTGCTTCATCTTTTCCCACTTCCTTTGCTCTTGgttggttttatttttctttgtatggCGATCCAAGACAGACTTCATGGAAAGCCCGTGTGGAGAATGGCTTTACCGAGCCACCGTGGGCCTCATTTGGTATTTCGACTGGTTCAATGTGGTCGAGGGGAAGACAAGGTACCGGACTGCGTTCTATCACGGGTACATCCTGGTGGATATTTCCCTCCTCTGCAGCCTGTGGTGCTGGAAGATGATCACGGAGCCGCCTTATTTTGAAATTTCATTCTTGCATGCTGTAATCACTGCAGTCAGTGTTGTTTCTTGTTACCTCCTTGGTCTCTTctttaaaatgatatattatAAGACCTGCCATCCAAACCTGACCAAGGAGGAGCTGGAAGGGGGCACCGCTGAAAAGACCCACGTTGGACAGGGACCTAGTAGGATTAAAACATTTGCTGGAGATGTACCAGACTTTCCTATGTCGTTACTAGAGGACAGCATTCCTCAGATGATGACAATAACGATGAGGTCGGACGAAGAGGAAGGCGTTTCAGATCGTGTGGGGCCCAGTCAACCTGCACCCGACATTAAACGCTACAATAAAAGAATGAGGAAGTTGGCTGAGAACTTCTACTCCTGA
- the eya3 gene encoding eyes absent homolog 3 isoform X2, with translation MSGRSAAEMVDSQELPELPAKKAKLEIDGGLEKELSNLGDDGSPAAVLGSSEQESSYSALSTGQLNPGDQEQSAADRGAAPDSINSYAHSATDSTATSEYTQQVYQGSNPAVTSYTSQVAFPPLAQSTVYSAFLQSGQTYGLPPFGSSFTTSSVYSSIPSATAATTTATTATHQEFSSYNSLGQNQFSQYYALPPSYVPAGLPSSEDHGAGVGVAGYSAVKSEEAASAGLPPRDASPPENLPAGAALPTSVSLSTGARDQDEVGRRNSVGKAKGKGKRSDSSPPADTDLERIFLWDLDETIIIFHSLLTGSYAQKFGKDPATVLNLGLQMEELIFELADTHLFFNDLEECDQVHVEDVASDDNGQDLSNYNYLADGFNGSGGGGASGTTTGVQGGVEWMRKLAFRYRRLKEIYNNYKGNVGGLLSPMKRDLLLRLQSEIENVTDAWLSTALKSLLLIQSRGKCMNVLVTTTQLVPALAKVLLYGLGDVFPIENIYSATKIGKESCFERIVSRFGKKVTYVVIGDGRDEEFAAKQHNMPFWRISTHGDLVSLHQALELDFL, from the exons ATGTCCGGGCGCTCTGCTGCAGAGATGGTCGACTCGCAAGAGCTGCCTGAGCTGCCG gcaAAGAAGGCTAAGCTTGAGATAGATGGTGGACTGGAGAAAGAGCTGAG TAACTTAGGTGACGATGGGAGTCCAGCTGCTGTGTTGGGTTCATCAGAGCAGGAGAGCTCGTACTCTGCCTTGTCAACGGGCCAGCTTAACCCAG GTGATCAGGAGCAGTCGGCCGCAGACAGAGGAGCAGCACCTGACTCCATAAACTCGTATGCACATTCTG ccaCAGATTCAACAGCAACGTCTGAATACACCCAACAAGTTTATCAAGGAAGCAA CCCAGCAGTGACGTCGTACACCAGCCAGGTGGCCTTTCCTCCTCTGGCCCAGTCCACTGTGTACTCCGCCTTCCTCCAGTCAGGCCAGACCTACGGCCTCCCGCCCTTTG GCTCAAGCTTTACAACATCCAGTGTGTACTCCAGTATCCCTTCGGCTACAGCCGCCACCACAACCGCCACCACAGCAACGCACCAG GAGTTTAGCAGCTACAACTCTCTGGGACAGAATCAGTTCTCTCAGTACTACGCGCTGCCTCCCAGCTACGTGCCTGCCGGGCTGCCCAGCAGCGAGGACCACGGCGCCGGCGTGGGAGTGGCCGGATATTCGGCTGTGAAGTCGGAGGAGGCTGCCTCAGCTGGACTGCCTCCCAGAG ATGCGTCCCCACCTGAGAATCTTCCGGCAGGTGCAGCCCTTCCCACCAGTGTGTCTCTCTCCACCGGAGCCAGAGATCAGGACGAAGTCGGACGTAGGAACTCTGTTGGCAAAGCCAAAGGGAAGGGCAAGAGGTCTGATAGCTCCCCACCTGCTGACACTGACCTGGAG CGTATTTTCCTGTGGGATCTGGATGAGACCATTATTATATTCCACTCACTGCTCACTGGCTCCTACGCACAGAAGTTTGGCAAG GACCCAGCGACGGTGCTGAACTTGGGCTTGCAGATGGAGGAGCTGATCTTTGAGCTGGCAGACACTCACCTATTCTTCAATGATCTGGAG GAATGTGATCAGGTCCATGTTGAGGATGTTGCCTCTGACGACAACGGACAGGACCTGAG TAACTACAACTACTTGGCGGACGGCTTTAACGGTTCCGGTGGTGGAGGGGCTTCAGGAACCACCACGGGAGTCCAGGGAGGCGTGGAGTGGATGCGGAAACTGGCCTTTCGCTACCGCCGGCTAAAAGAGATCTacaacaactacaaagggaATGTTGGAG GCCTGTTGAGTCCGATGAAGAGGGATCTGCTTCTCCGGCTTCAGTCTGAGATCGAGAACGTTACAGACGCTTGGCTCAGCACGGCGCTCAAGTCTCTGCTGCTCATCCAGTCCAG GGGGAAATGTATGAATGTGTTGGTCACAACCACTCAGCTGGTTCCCGCTCTGGCGAAGGTGCTGCTCTACGGCCTGGGAGACGTCTTCCCCATCGAGAACATCTACAGCGCCACTAAAATAG GAAAAGAGAGTTGCTTTGAGAGGATTGTCTCTCGCTTCGGTAAGAAAGTGACTTATGTGGTGATCGGTGACGGCCGAGATGAGGAGTTTGCAGCAAAACAG CACAACATGCCTTTCTGGCGGATCTCAACTCACGGCGACCTCGTGTCCCTGCACCAAGCGCTGGAACTGGACTTCTTGTAA